Proteins encoded together in one Candidatus Nitrosocaldus cavascurensis window:
- a CDS encoding exo-alpha-sialidase translates to MSGRRDSSNIYNHQHHNNNNSTNNNNNNSNSNKYLTKLALCLASLLLLLITPTLVSIVYASDGSHSSSSSASSSPQSEQRTRFTSNILHFARTITISSNNTGMDAANPYMVAGKDGTIYIAWQQHVARNNTEIMLSMSIDNGLTFTKPVNISNTEHLDENPRLAVGDDGTLYIAWQSNVDGNYEIMLAQFKDGRLKTKPTNMSSNVGSSINPRLAVNNTNVYLAWQDNTIGNYEIMLRVSTDNGKTFNDAINISNNTGNSVDPLLVVDGSNVYIAWRDDLSSIKERRNNIMLRVSNDHGKTFSDTVNISKSRGDAINASMVAVNSNLYVVWQDNSSGNYEIMFRASSNSGSSFSNAVNLSNNAGNSIEPSIVASNGSVYIAWRDDTLGRHDIMLRVSTDNGRKFNDAINMSRGSSSGSIAMLPVLALDEGSNRLYIVWHSMQPTSTTTATAAVPSTTILLRYYDLKANTISGIMGISALGNDGSITNDSNTILKAKDGMVFIAWQSRSSIASSIMFRTNSWVSIDSTSSSMLRWGIDELSVSGRVNADSTDRILISWGDGSSDEMGIESIQGGVWNARHVYDSSAVGSRTITVMLLDKDGREKSSSSTTVNVVKHRTHIDTPVLESGSVKAGSSVKVTYTRLIDAETGEGVAGKVITYAGTALARSTTATTDSDGNVKGRGGKEGSVVTLTITDDSISSGTVYAVFAGDYAYEPSSSAPVRVTIEHVYDDKRQDRMIEFLVEDSNGESMYITVDGSRESELNMLMHILASGTDMERKNVYIGGMLEYYNNDHGFRFSPDTVMVLTEGMLNERDRDRVASNFKDIHDSFIYWKSKGTVYVQGKVTAVKESIGIRYQGGVHYISMASDGARLLQAYIEPDTGKVLLLINNTDRDRKVSIFIPNGLVAFADTYTDDGNSDRGDVQSGSGMINNNNSNDEFVYNLAITMNGGKSLSIEKVNHGGDYKEIRLMLPREQSTITLEMTGVHIIPEFPHYTAMVILLFAIIVYMAMSRRAILPNIQW, encoded by the coding sequence TTGAGTGGTAGAAGGGATAGTTCTAATATCTACAATCATCAACACCATAATAACAATAATAGCACCAATAATAATAACAACAATAGCAACAGCAATAAATACCTGACCAAGCTTGCTCTATGCCTAGCATCATTGCTACTCCTACTCATTACTCCTACGCTGGTTAGTATTGTATATGCAAGTGATGGTTCACACTCATCATCATCATCAGCATCATCCTCACCACAGTCTGAACAGAGAACAAGGTTCACATCTAACATTCTACACTTTGCACGTACAATCACCATAAGCAGTAATAATACAGGCATGGATGCTGCAAACCCATACATGGTAGCAGGCAAGGATGGTACAATATACATAGCATGGCAGCAGCATGTAGCAAGGAACAACACAGAGATAATGCTGAGTATGAGCATAGATAATGGATTAACATTCACAAAGCCTGTCAATATAAGCAATACAGAGCATCTGGATGAGAACCCAAGGTTAGCAGTTGGTGATGATGGTACACTATACATAGCATGGCAGAGCAATGTAGATGGGAACTATGAGATCATGCTTGCTCAGTTCAAGGATGGCAGGTTAAAGACCAAACCTACTAACATGAGTAGTAATGTAGGATCATCTATAAACCCAAGGTTAGCAGTAAACAATACCAACGTATATCTAGCATGGCAGGATAATACAATTGGGAACTATGAGATAATGCTTAGGGTAAGCACTGATAATGGTAAGACGTTCAATGATGCTATAAACATAAGCAACAACACTGGCAACTCTGTAGATCCATTGCTTGTAGTTGATGGTAGCAATGTGTACATAGCATGGAGGGATGATCTATCAAGTATAAAGGAGAGGAGGAACAACATAATGCTTAGGGTAAGCAACGATCATGGTAAGACGTTCAGCGATACTGTTAACATAAGCAAGAGTAGGGGTGATGCTATCAATGCAAGTATGGTAGCAGTGAACAGCAACCTATACGTAGTATGGCAGGATAACAGTTCTGGGAACTATGAGATCATGTTTAGGGCAAGCAGCAATTCAGGCTCATCATTCTCAAATGCTGTAAACCTGAGCAACAATGCAGGAAACTCCATAGAGCCTAGCATTGTAGCATCTAATGGTAGTGTATACATAGCATGGAGGGATGATACCCTTGGCAGACATGATATAATGCTTAGGGTAAGCACTGACAATGGGAGGAAGTTCAATGATGCTATAAACATGAGTAGAGGTAGTAGTAGTGGTAGTATAGCAATGCTCCCAGTACTTGCACTAGATGAGGGGTCTAACAGGCTATACATAGTATGGCATAGCATGCAGCCAACTTCTACTACTACAGCAACAGCAGCAGTACCATCAACTACAATACTGCTAAGGTACTATGACCTTAAGGCTAACACGATAAGCGGGATCATGGGTATAAGTGCACTAGGCAATGATGGTAGCATAACCAACGACTCAAATACAATACTTAAGGCAAAGGATGGTATGGTCTTCATAGCATGGCAGAGTAGAAGCTCTATAGCAAGCAGTATAATGTTCAGGACAAACTCATGGGTGAGCATAGACTCTACAAGCAGTAGCATGCTAAGATGGGGCATAGATGAGTTGAGCGTATCTGGCAGGGTTAACGCTGACTCTACAGATAGGATACTCATAAGTTGGGGTGATGGGAGTAGTGATGAGATGGGCATTGAGAGTATTCAAGGTGGTGTATGGAATGCAAGGCATGTATATGATTCGTCAGCTGTAGGCAGTAGGACCATCACTGTTATGCTACTCGATAAGGATGGTAGGGAGAAGTCATCCTCAAGCACAACTGTGAATGTAGTAAAGCATAGAACACATATCGATACCCCAGTACTTGAATCTGGTAGTGTTAAAGCTGGTAGCAGTGTGAAGGTTACATATACAAGGCTTATCGATGCTGAGACAGGTGAAGGGGTAGCAGGCAAGGTTATAACATATGCTGGTACAGCACTTGCAAGGAGTACAACTGCTACCACTGATAGCGATGGTAATGTAAAGGGAAGGGGAGGAAAGGAGGGTAGTGTTGTTACATTGACCATAACAGATGATAGCATATCATCTGGCACAGTTTATGCTGTTTTTGCTGGGGACTATGCATACGAGCCATCATCATCTGCACCTGTTAGGGTAACCATAGAGCATGTGTATGATGATAAGAGGCAGGATAGGATGATAGAGTTCCTAGTCGAGGATTCAAATGGTGAGAGTATGTATATAACTGTAGATGGGAGTAGAGAGAGTGAGTTGAACATGCTTATGCATATACTTGCTAGTGGGACTGATATGGAGAGGAAGAATGTGTACATAGGAGGTATGCTAGAGTACTACAACAATGACCATGGGTTCAGGTTCAGTCCAGATACTGTAATGGTGCTAACAGAAGGGATGTTGAATGAAAGGGATAGAGATAGGGTAGCATCTAACTTCAAGGATATACATGATAGTTTCATATACTGGAAGAGCAAGGGTACAGTCTATGTGCAGGGCAAGGTTACTGCTGTAAAGGAGAGCATAGGCATAAGGTACCAAGGTGGTGTACACTACATCTCCATGGCATCAGATGGTGCTAGGCTACTCCAAGCATACATAGAACCAGATACAGGTAAGGTACTTCTACTCATAAACAATACAGATAGGGATAGGAAGGTTAGCATCTTCATACCAAATGGACTTGTTGCCTTTGCTGATACTTACACTGATGATGGTAATAGCGATAGAGGTGATGTACAATCAGGATCAGGTATGATTAATAACAACAATAGCAACGATGAGTTTGTATATAATCTTGCAATAACCATGAATGGTGGGAAGAGCCTTAGCATAGAAAAGGTTAACCATGGTGGTGACTACAAAGAGATAAGGCTCATGCTTCCAAGGGAGCAGTCAACGATAACACTTGAGATGACTGGTGTACATATAATACCAGAGTTCCCTCACTACACAGCTATGGTAATACTGCTGTTTGCTATCATTGTATATATGGCTATGAGCAGGAGGGCTATACTGCCTAACATACAATGGTGA
- a CDS encoding chemotaxis protein CheB, producing MSTTDNNNSSSNNKMINIAIINDSPYFLSILEDIAKSNNFNVIGKFTNARNALSFIYNSNYVDVILLDLEMPDMDGISFIEQVLSKRFVPIIVTTNYDESWIAKISNIGAIDFVSMNNKPINELNNMIAQKIRIAYMMNSMIRSSCRKARSNSNNNRYVHYDGKIVIIGASTGAPRIVADILTSIPPDINSCIIVVQHMPKGFTDTYVSMLSSRANIKVKRAEDRDRIVNGIVLVAPADYHLIVDNNHVRLEQGPKYAHVRPSANVTMVTAANMYGPNVIGVLLSGMGFDGAFGMKVIKMNGGFTIAQDESTSVVFGMARTACMVNAVDLILPAGSIADAIIRAVRR from the coding sequence GTGTCAACTACTGACAACAATAATAGCAGTAGTAACAATAAGATGATCAACATTGCAATAATCAATGACTCTCCCTACTTCTTATCTATACTAGAGGATATTGCTAAAAGTAACAACTTTAATGTAATAGGCAAGTTCACTAATGCAAGGAATGCATTAAGTTTCATTTACAATAGCAATTATGTTGATGTAATACTGCTAGATCTTGAGATGCCAGATATGGATGGTATATCATTTATTGAGCAGGTATTGAGTAAGAGGTTCGTGCCTATTATAGTAACAACAAACTATGATGAATCATGGATAGCAAAGATATCTAACATAGGAGCAATTGATTTTGTTAGTATGAATAACAAGCCTATAAATGAATTGAATAACATGATAGCACAGAAGATAAGGATAGCATATATGATGAATTCAATGATAAGATCGAGTTGTAGAAAGGCAAGAAGTAACAGCAATAACAATAGATATGTTCATTATGATGGAAAGATAGTTATCATAGGGGCATCTACTGGTGCACCAAGGATAGTTGCAGATATACTTACATCAATACCTCCAGACATAAATTCTTGTATAATTGTAGTACAACATATGCCAAAAGGATTCACCGATACATATGTCTCCATGTTATCTAGCAGAGCAAACATAAAGGTTAAGAGAGCAGAAGATAGGGATAGAATAGTAAATGGCATTGTGCTAGTTGCTCCAGCAGATTATCATCTTATAGTTGATAACAACCATGTTAGGCTAGAGCAAGGGCCAAAGTATGCTCATGTGAGACCATCAGCAAACGTAACCATGGTAACTGCAGCAAATATGTATGGGCCAAATGTTATAGGAGTGCTTCTCTCTGGCATGGGCTTTGATGGTGCGTTTGGTATGAAGGTTATAAAGATGAATGGAGGGTTTACAATAGCGCAGGATGAAAGTACATCTGTTGTATTTGGTATGGCAAGAACAGCATGCATGGTGAATGCTGTAGATCTTATCCTTCCAGCAGGTAGTATTGCAGATGCAATAATAAGAGCAGTTAGGAGGTGA
- a CDS encoding response regulator, protein MVPKNLIKILVVDDAAFMRLVLKDILKNLGYTNIIEASDGLMAIEQYKKFKPDLVTMDVNMPKMDGVQALKQIIKINPMAKIIMVTAVEQRYIVQEAIRNGAKDYIVKPFDRAMVGTVIERVLNTR, encoded by the coding sequence ATGGTACCAAAAAACCTCATTAAGATACTTGTTGTTGATGATGCCGCATTTATGAGGCTAGTGCTTAAGGATATACTGAAGAACCTTGGATATACAAACATAATAGAGGCATCAGATGGACTCATGGCTATAGAGCAGTATAAGAAGTTCAAACCAGATCTAGTAACTATGGATGTTAACATGCCAAAGATGGATGGTGTGCAAGCATTGAAGCAGATAATAAAGATAAATCCTATGGCAAAGATAATAATGGTTACAGCGGTTGAGCAACGCTACATAGTGCAAGAAGCAATAAGGAATGGAGCAAAGGACTATATAGTTAAGCCATTCGATCGTGCAATGGTTGGTACCGTGATAGAGAGGGTATTGAACACAAGATAA
- a CDS encoding hydroxymethylglutaryl-CoA synthase family protein, with protein MLLLIPMKPVGIDDIAIYVPPLYIDFKDFAEARKIDPSKLEFGIGIKKMAIVDADQDPACMAANACLRLMQKNDLKPSDIGRLYVATESGLDESKAMNSYVIGMLEQIYGQGSFEHCGGIECKFACVSGSYALYDNTNWIRCDEHNGKYAIVVVSDVAKYDIGSSGEYTQGAGAVAMLIKEEPRLLAFDQKVTSTVISNEHDFYRPFARSTPIVNGHYSNLAYLIYVKKAMLMYKQKAIETGLIKLRQDESIIDHIDLLAMHLPYSKMGKNALAFLLRHEWRNLPKWKQILAKIGMEEPKPPEGMGTIEAILSDKEFMKKDEEFRRRFMETEEYKQVFESKLASSLKASEIIGNLYTGSLYMGFRSEIEYEYRKGKDLAGLRVGFASYGSGCSAMAFSGVIQDRYKEVVSRMDLEREIGERRRISMEEYEQLHRGLRSVEERIVSKSKEFVLVSIGKRGEGFREYTFHN; from the coding sequence ATGCTTCTGCTAATACCAATGAAGCCTGTAGGCATAGATGATATAGCCATATACGTACCCCCTCTCTACATAGACTTTAAGGATTTTGCTGAGGCTAGGAAGATAGATCCTAGCAAGCTGGAGTTTGGTATAGGCATAAAGAAGATGGCAATAGTAGATGCTGATCAAGATCCAGCATGCATGGCAGCAAATGCATGCTTGAGGCTTATGCAGAAGAACGATCTCAAGCCAAGTGATATAGGAAGGTTATACGTTGCTACTGAGTCTGGGCTAGATGAGTCCAAGGCAATGAACTCCTATGTTATAGGGATGCTTGAGCAGATATATGGACAGGGCTCGTTTGAGCACTGTGGGGGTATAGAGTGCAAGTTTGCATGTGTCTCTGGCTCCTATGCCCTGTACGATAACACGAACTGGATAAGGTGTGATGAGCATAATGGCAAGTATGCAATAGTTGTAGTTAGTGATGTGGCAAAGTACGATATAGGCTCCTCTGGTGAGTATACCCAAGGTGCTGGAGCAGTTGCAATGCTTATAAAGGAAGAACCTAGGTTACTTGCATTCGATCAGAAGGTAACCTCCACTGTTATAAGCAATGAGCATGACTTCTATAGACCATTTGCAAGATCAACACCAATAGTGAATGGGCATTACTCAAACCTAGCATACCTCATATATGTGAAGAAGGCGATGCTCATGTACAAACAGAAGGCCATAGAGACTGGGCTAATAAAGTTGAGGCAAGATGAATCAATAATAGACCATATAGACCTTCTAGCGATGCATCTACCATACTCAAAGATGGGCAAGAATGCTCTGGCATTCCTGCTCAGGCATGAGTGGAGGAACCTGCCAAAATGGAAGCAGATACTAGCGAAGATTGGTATGGAGGAGCCAAAGCCTCCAGAGGGTATGGGTACTATAGAGGCTATACTCTCAGATAAGGAGTTCATGAAGAAGGATGAGGAGTTCAGGAGGAGGTTCATGGAGACTGAGGAGTACAAGCAGGTCTTTGAGAGCAAACTTGCTAGTTCGCTCAAGGCATCAGAGATAATTGGGAATCTATACACTGGCTCACTCTACATGGGTTTCAGGAGCGAGATAGAGTATGAGTACAGGAAGGGTAAGGATCTAGCAGGATTGAGGGTAGGATTTGCATCATACGGCTCTGGGTGTAGTGCGATGGCATTCTCTGGGGTTATACAGGATAGGTATAAGGAGGTAGTGAGCAGGATGGACCTTGAAAGGGAGATAGGGGAGAGGAGGAGGATAAGCATGGAGGAGTACGAGCAGTTACATAGAGGGCTTAGAAGCGTTGAGGAGAGAATAGTTAGTAAGAGCAAGGAGTTCGTGCTTGTAAGTATAGGGAAGAGAGGAGAAGGTTTCAGGGAGTATACATTCCACAACTAG
- a CDS encoding chemotaxis protein CheA, which yields MSDISSNKEYRELFVIEANEHIQNMNNELLAYEQDNAREHIDSIFRSVHTLKGMAGTMGYENIRILCKTIENVLDALRNGRMVFEKSIADTLFQCFDILSRLVNDEHALIDISPYISSLSSIMANENKTGVVGNNNGDDGNGSANNKNNEVTNDNDKLPTTITVKLDDLDRLVDLVGELVIAKSRLRGMVTSNNAMVDAQLTHLDRLISDLQYSVMKLRLVPLSTVFSRFPRLVRDTASKLGKEVRLEIEGSEIEVDRSILQAITDPLVHMIRNAIDHGIEDREERISKGKEPTGLLRIAASKVEDRISITVEDDGKGIDVDALKKKAVEKGLISSDEAERMGDDDALRLIGTPGLSTAREVTDISGRGVGMDVVFKQVSRFGGYVKIESRRDIGTRITLYIPMNVSIISGLMVYVRGERYIIPSSNVVTTMKVKNSEIMHIHGKKVIRMSGKDYGSNDKGDKIIPIVEMDYMLGINGYSYGYDGNAKNGNSSNDSSSIVIVNSKGKSIGFVVDSFEYMKEVVVKRVVGLNGRFVDATIASDGSAVLILDISQLVRS from the coding sequence ATGAGCGATATTAGCAGCAACAAGGAGTATAGAGAGTTATTCGTAATAGAGGCAAATGAGCATATACAGAACATGAATAATGAACTCCTAGCCTATGAGCAGGATAATGCTAGGGAGCATATAGACAGCATATTCAGGTCAGTACATACTCTAAAAGGTATGGCAGGTACAATGGGCTATGAGAATATAAGGATTCTATGCAAGACAATAGAGAATGTGCTAGATGCACTAAGGAATGGGAGAATGGTGTTTGAGAAGAGCATAGCAGATACATTATTTCAGTGCTTTGATATTCTAAGCAGGCTTGTTAATGATGAGCATGCATTGATAGATATCTCACCATATATAAGTAGTCTATCATCAATTATGGCTAATGAGAATAAGACTGGTGTTGTAGGAAATAACAATGGTGATGATGGTAATGGTAGTGCAAATAATAAGAATAATGAAGTTACTAATGATAATGATAAACTACCTACAACTATAACAGTTAAGCTTGATGATCTAGATAGGCTTGTTGACCTTGTAGGGGAGTTGGTGATAGCAAAATCAAGGTTAAGGGGAATGGTTACAAGTAATAATGCTATGGTAGATGCTCAACTTACACATCTTGATAGACTCATCTCAGACCTCCAGTATAGTGTTATGAAGTTAAGGTTAGTCCCATTGAGTACTGTATTCAGTAGGTTTCCAAGGCTAGTTAGGGATACAGCATCCAAACTTGGTAAGGAGGTTAGACTTGAGATTGAAGGGTCTGAGATAGAGGTTGATAGGAGCATACTCCAAGCCATAACAGATCCATTGGTGCATATGATAAGGAATGCTATAGATCATGGGATAGAGGATAGAGAAGAGAGGATAAGCAAAGGTAAGGAGCCTACAGGGCTTCTACGTATAGCAGCAAGCAAGGTAGAGGATAGGATAAGCATAACGGTTGAGGATGATGGTAAAGGCATAGATGTTGATGCACTAAAGAAGAAGGCTGTAGAGAAGGGTCTTATAAGCAGTGATGAAGCAGAGAGGATGGGTGATGATGATGCGCTGAGGCTTATAGGCACTCCAGGGCTATCTACTGCTAGAGAGGTTACAGACATCTCTGGTAGAGGTGTTGGTATGGATGTTGTATTCAAGCAAGTGAGCAGGTTTGGAGGTTATGTCAAGATAGAGAGTAGGAGGGATATAGGCACTAGGATAACACTTTACATACCAATGAACGTATCCATAATATCTGGACTCATGGTATATGTACGTGGAGAGAGGTACATAATACCATCATCTAATGTTGTAACAACAATGAAGGTTAAGAATAGTGAGATCATGCATATACATGGTAAGAAGGTAATAAGGATGAGTGGTAAGGATTATGGTAGTAATGATAAGGGTGATAAGATAATACCCATTGTAGAGATGGATTACATGCTAGGTATTAATGGTTATAGTTATGGCTATGATGGTAATGCTAAGAATGGTAATAGCAGTAATGATAGTAGTAGTATAGTTATAGTTAACAGCAAGGGAAAGAGTATAGGATTTGTGGTTGATTCATTCGAGTATATGAAGGAGGTGGTGGTTAAACGGGTTGTAGGACTGAATGGAAGGTTCGTTGATGCTACAATAGCTTCAGATGGCTCAGCAGTACTCATACTTGATATATCTCAGTTGGTAAGGAGTTGA
- a CDS encoding RAD55 family ATPase: MESSIVRNGAVREGLEHACITESLLDRFLRTKPTSLLIRGPPGAGKTTLALELLKASNRAGYYISTRVSLKKIKEQFPWIADLLKDEYIVNSKDYNANGNDDGSIPVVDARLGSAKGVLERVLDFILMHGNSVIILDSWDAIAKEADKNERLKAEKSMVYMADANNGLLIFISEEPEENTVSYLVDGVITLDMEYRDGFRMRKMRFDKMRGVEVKHSIVPYTLKGSRFIPLPVGIYYSYPEHPRYFERIDAGEGFISTGSKDLDEALYGGLRKGSIILLERDQSVSKVYITHVLSSLVLNSLRSGIPTFTTPAPYVPLKSIMKYVKPFCKAEELNLYTVFTKNDEYDESINVCKLTNDAKFNVSQTCNLYMNAVSKHRCAVLTCDTSLVTVHYDLDDVLNGIKKVKASDGILLMISNKDSPLFNAVQSVADIHMKMWEENGVTMLRLVRPYNGVYVMLLESSIKGYPSYRLIEVV, encoded by the coding sequence ATGGAGAGCAGTATTGTAAGAAATGGCGCTGTAAGAGAGGGGTTAGAGCACGCATGTATAACTGAGAGCCTACTTGATAGATTCCTAAGAACGAAGCCAACATCCCTACTTATAAGAGGCCCGCCTGGGGCAGGGAAGACAACTCTAGCATTGGAACTACTCAAAGCAAGTAATAGAGCAGGATACTATATCTCAACTAGGGTATCACTCAAGAAGATAAAGGAGCAGTTCCCATGGATTGCTGACCTTCTCAAGGATGAGTATATAGTTAATAGCAAAGATTACAACGCTAACGGTAATGATGATGGCAGTATCCCTGTTGTTGATGCAAGGCTTGGATCTGCTAAAGGCGTACTTGAGAGAGTGCTAGACTTCATATTGATGCATGGGAATAGCGTTATAATCCTTGATAGTTGGGATGCAATAGCAAAGGAGGCTGACAAGAATGAGAGGCTCAAGGCGGAGAAGAGCATGGTATACATGGCAGATGCAAATAATGGATTGCTTATATTCATAAGTGAGGAGCCTGAGGAGAATACAGTATCATACTTGGTTGATGGTGTAATCACGCTTGATATGGAGTATAGGGATGGGTTCAGGATGAGGAAGATGAGGTTCGATAAGATGAGAGGCGTTGAGGTTAAGCATAGCATAGTGCCTTACACCTTGAAGGGTTCAAGGTTCATACCGTTACCAGTAGGTATATACTATAGTTATCCAGAGCATCCAAGGTACTTTGAGCGTATAGATGCTGGTGAAGGGTTTATCTCAACAGGCAGCAAGGATCTGGATGAGGCATTATATGGAGGATTAAGGAAGGGCAGCATAATCCTGCTAGAGAGGGATCAGAGTGTAAGTAAGGTATACATCACACATGTACTCTCCTCCCTTGTTCTCAACTCACTTAGGAGTGGAATACCTACGTTCACAACGCCAGCACCGTATGTGCCATTGAAGAGCATAATGAAGTATGTGAAGCCATTCTGCAAGGCTGAAGAGCTCAACCTATATACAGTATTCACTAAGAATGATGAGTATGATGAATCTATAAACGTATGTAAGTTAACAAATGATGCAAAATTCAACGTGAGTCAGACATGCAACCTCTACATGAATGCAGTAAGCAAGCATCGTTGTGCAGTACTTACATGCGATACATCACTTGTAACTGTACACTACGACCTTGATGATGTTCTTAATGGTATAAAGAAGGTCAAGGCTAGTGATGGCATCCTCCTCATGATAAGCAACAAGGACTCACCATTATTCAATGCTGTGCAGAGTGTAGCAGATATACACATGAAGATGTGGGAAGAGAATGGTGTTACCATGTTAAGGCTTGTAAGACCATACAACGGTGTGTATGTTATGCTGTTGGAGAGCAGTATCAAAGGCTATCCATCGTACAGGCTTATAGAGGTGGTATGA
- a CDS encoding pyridoxamine 5'-phosphate oxidase family protein translates to MDNNATLNDKVMSFLLLDIVMRIIKADPWWRSMSIDEVNEFLSRPLLLRLAVMDRDLYPIVHPLWFIYKDGIFYLEVHRTSKKARLLRGDGRVYFLVDEVVDGRPRGVRGKGNALILDDAELARKIMVEQVIKYLGSADKQLSKRLIDSSKDNVVVKVEPLAFATWIA, encoded by the coding sequence ATGGATAATAATGCTACACTAAACGATAAGGTTATGTCGTTCCTCTTGCTAGATATAGTGATGAGGATCATCAAAGCAGATCCATGGTGGAGGAGCATGAGTATAGATGAGGTTAATGAGTTCCTAAGCAGACCATTGCTACTACGCCTTGCAGTTATGGATAGAGACCTTTACCCTATAGTGCATCCTCTCTGGTTCATATATAAAGATGGGATATTCTACCTTGAGGTTCATAGGACAAGCAAGAAGGCTAGACTACTGAGAGGCGATGGTAGGGTTTACTTCCTTGTCGATGAGGTTGTTGATGGTAGGCCTAGAGGGGTTAGGGGTAAGGGCAATGCCTTGATTCTAGATGATGCTGAACTTGCAAGGAAGATCATGGTAGAGCAGGTTATCAAATACCTAGGCTCAGCAGATAAGCAGTTGAGTAAGAGACTCATAGACTCTAGCAAGGATAACGTTGTGGTCAAGGTTGAACCATTGGCATTTGCTACTTGGATAGCATGA
- a CDS encoding archaellin/type IV pilin N-terminal domain-containing protein codes for MTQRDTQIKGIRTDIMRRGIARRARQGISPVIATVILIAIAVVIGVAVAAYAGGLFGTQTGSGGLLIRSATVTDNGTTLTGTIRVENQGARADSVTSIQIGDTTINTTPSIGVNPDSTACDPGTDDERIPGSTVTNICFTNPSIGLLPGQTFTIRVNLGSGNVLTYTTSVAP; via the coding sequence ATGACGCAAAGGGATACCCAGATTAAGGGGATAAGGACAGATATTATGAGGAGAGGTATTGCAAGAAGGGCAAGGCAGGGTATAAGTCCTGTTATAGCAACAGTAATCCTGATAGCAATAGCAGTGGTTATAGGTGTTGCAGTAGCAGCATATGCTGGAGGCTTGTTTGGAACACAGACTGGTAGCGGTGGACTTCTTATAAGGAGTGCAACGGTAACTGATAATGGTACTACTCTTACTGGTACAATAAGGGTAGAGAATCAGGGTGCAAGGGCTGACTCTGTAACATCAATACAGATTGGTGATACAACGATTAATACTACTCCTAGTATAGGAGTCAATCCCGATTCTACTGCTTGTGATCCTGGCACCGACGATGAACGCATACCTGGTAGTACTGTGACTAATATATGCTTTACAAATCCTAGTATTGGATTACTACCTGGACAGACATTCACTATACGCGTGAACCTTGGAAGCGGTAATGTGTTAACATACACTACTAGTGTAGCTCCATGA
- a CDS encoding chemotaxis protein CheW — translation MMSSNILNLLLFKLEMSDGSAEYYAVDVDKIYEIRAMEKVTRIPDARIISGIMNLRGKIISVVDIKNILGYNSSVEPKRILIADVNGTMLGLMVDDVEQVAKVASDNIELDASILDNVSYIKGIIKMQDKLVVYLDIDKLFDMKGGVG, via the coding sequence ATGATGAGTAGCAACATACTTAACCTACTTTTATTTAAACTAGAGATGAGTGATGGGAGCGCTGAGTACTATGCAGTTGATGTAGATAAGATATATGAGATAAGGGCTATGGAGAAAGTAACAAGGATACCAGATGCAAGGATAATATCTGGCATAATGAACCTCAGAGGCAAGATAATCTCTGTTGTTGATATAAAGAATATTCTAGGCTATAACAGTAGTGTAGAGCCAAAGAGGATACTAATTGCTGATGTTAATGGTACAATGCTAGGTCTTATGGTTGATGATGTTGAGCAAGTAGCAAAGGTAGCAAGTGATAACATAGAGTTAGATGCATCTATACTTGATAATGTGTCTTACATAAAGGGGATAATAAAGATGCAGGATAAGCTGGTTGTCTATCTTGATATTGATAAGCTCTTTGATATGAAGGGAGGTGTAGGCTAG